In Candidatus Eisenbacteria bacterium, the genomic window AGGTGGGGCAATAAGCGGAATGAAAGAACCACATCGAAACTTTTATTTTCCATGGGGAGGGAGAGGAGATCTCCAACCTTGAAATCATAGGAGCCGTCAGGCAGCAGACGGCTGAGACGCATCTGACAGGCCGGACGGCTGCCGGCCACAGCGACTTGATAACCGGCCTGCACCAGAGGCAGGGCCAATTGTCCATGTCCACCGCCGATATCCAGGATCCTGGCGCCGGGCCAGGGGGTCAATAACTCGAGGGTGATTTGGGTCTGAAGGTCCAGAAAATATTTCCCCACCTCTCCGGAAAAGCGCCGGGCATACTCTTCCGATGACGTCTCCACGTCGGCCCATTCAACGCCATTCTGTGAGGACTCCCGGTTCATCTCTTCAATCTCTCCCCCTGCGAATATTGTCCCAACAACTCCCAGGACATCCCCCCTCGCTGGGCTTGCAGTTATAGGGGTCGGCCACGGCAACCCCGCGCATGAATCTCTTTCATTCTACGCGTCCTATTCGCGAGCTTGAAGTCACACGGAGGGTTCATTGAGAAGATTACGCCGTAAGCGATAAACGATCACCTTCATCACAATTCCGCGCTGCCCGCCCCGCCTCGATCCTCCACCACCGGCTGATTCTTGATCCCCAGCGCCGACTTGCACGGGTGTCGGTTCGTGTGAACGATGGGGCCCTGTCCTGTCCAGCTCCGCCCGGCTCCAATTCATTGCAGCCCAAAACGATACAGCCTCACTCCAGTCCTTTAATTACATTTAAATCACTGCTATCATCCACCTGCGGCTGTATGGACTGGCTTCATGCCAAATGGGGAGAGCAGGTCAAGGATGAACACCGCATGGAAAACCGTCCGTATTTTTATAAGCAGCACATTCCTTGACATGCAAGCGGAGCGTGACCATCTCGTCCGCTTTGTTTTTCCGCGTTTGCGCGAGAACTTACTACCGCACCGCATTCACCTTGTGGATGTGGACCTGCGCTGGGGGGTCATAAGTGGTCAAGATGCCCTGGAGGTATGCCGCGAAATCATCGACGAATGCCATCCGAGATTTCTTTGTATACTTGGCGGCCGTTACGGGTGGACACCACCGGAGAAGGATCGATCCATCACTGCCGATGAGGTACATTTCGGCGTTCTTGATCGTACATTGAAGGACCGTGGCTTCGCCTACTTCTACTTCCGCGATGAAGCCGCCACTTCTGCAATGGTGGAAAGGTCCTCCGGTGAGTTCCGTGAACCACAAGACAGCATCAACCAGAAGAAACTCATTGAACTCAAGCAAAAGATTGTTGATGCGGGTCTGGATCCATTTGTCTACCACCCACATTGGGACAACATTAGCCGGCGGTTGGTTGGCCTCGCGGATTTCGGCCACCGAGTTTACGATGACCTGCTGGCTGGCATGAAGTCCGACCCGGCCCTGCAAGATCGATTTAGACCAGACACTGCGATTCAGCTCGACGAGTTCGCCGAGGAAAATGCAGCAATGGAAGCGTTCGTGGAGGAGCATAGTGAGCAATTTGTTCTTGGTAGCCGCGAGTTGGAATTCAAGGAGTTGCTCGCCCACGCCAGCTCGATCGGCGGCAACAACTATGTCTGCCTCACCGGCGCACCCGGTAGCGGCAAGTCAGCCCTGCTCGCGAATCTGGGCCGGCACCCAACCCTAAGCCATCAACAATCAGCCATTTTCATCCAGCACTTCGTTGGTTCGAGTCCCGGCTCCAGTGATGTGCGCCGTACGATGCGCCGGTTCTGCCACGAACTGAAGATGGGCAGCCCCGAGATTACTGCCGACATCCCCGACGATCCCCAAAAACTCCGGATCGCCCTTCAGGAATTTTTGCGGCAGGCGTGCGCTAACAAGCGTGTCGTGATCTTGCTTGATGCCGTCAACCAGTTCGATCAGGCGCTGAATTTCGCCCAGCTGTCCTGGTTGCCTGAGGATCTACCGTCCAACGCCCGCATCATCCTCTCAGCGTTTAGTGGTCCAGCGCTGGATGATCTTCGCCGTCGCATAAAGCCACGGGAGATCGAGTTGAATCCGCTCACGACAGCCGATGGCGAGGCGATCATTGAACAATTCCTCAAGCGCTACCGAAAGGAGTTGGAACCGGATCAACGCAATGCGTTGTTGAATAAGGCCGACGCCGGCACACCACTCTTCCTGCGGGCCGCGCTAGAGGAACTTCGCACGCTTGGCACTCACAAGGAAATCACCGGCCGCATCGCACAGCTACCGCCGACGACGCAGGAGCTCTTCGCGTGGATTTTTGAACGGCTGGAAAACGATGTTGGTTTTCGCGATGCTGCGGGACGGCAGGTGGGGCACGAACTGGTATCCCGCTTCGCCGCAATACTTGGCGCCAGCCTCCACGGATTAAGCCCATCCGAGCTTGCTGACCTGCTGGATGCGGGTGATCCGCAGGGGAACGTCGCGACTCTTCTGCACCTTCTGCGTCCATACCTAATGCGCCGCGGCGAACTGCTTGACTTTTACCATGGCCAACTTAAGAGCGCGGCTGAGGAACGTGCTCTCGGTGATAAAGCCGAGCGTCGCAAAGTTCACAAGGTTATAGCAGACTACTTCGAAAAACGGTGGTCCTCTCCTTCGGCACATCATGCCCTTCAAGAACTCCCTTATCAGTTAACCAAGGCGGAGGATTGGGCCGGCGTTGAGAGAGTGCTTTGCAATCTACAGTTTATTGAGATGAAATGTGCCTCTGGGATGGGACACGACCTTTTGGAAGACTACAAGTTTGCCCGGCTTTCATCATCGGCGGCTTCTGCCTGCCTTCACCATTTGGCTTTTTTTCATGACTTGTTTCAGTCAGAGTTGCACGTTCTCTCTAATCGTCCTGAGTATGTGTTTCAGCAATTCAATGATCGTCTTCAATGGTTCCAGCAGCAGGATTCAGTCATCGACAATATAATATGCAGAGCCGAACGGCAGCAGAGGACCAGGCAAAATCGCTGGATTAGGAACGAATTTCAAAGGTCGGGAGCACAGATGACTCTGGTGGGGCATGAAGCCCGAGTTACGAGTTGTGCCGGCCTGCCTGAGGGGCAACTCCTTGCTTCAGGCGACGCGGCTGGGAGGTTGCGTCTCTGGAGCACCGCCGATGGCGATTGCAGGGCAGTCGTCGATACAGGCGGTCCCATCAGAAAGCTCCTGGTTTGTGGCGGAAAGGCCATTGTTGTTCTCAACGAAAACGGACTAATTCTGGTTTGCCCATTGAATGTAGAAACCGGTCAATTGTCAGGAGAGTTGACGGATGACATTGCGGTGAACATTTCAGCCAATCCCGGTGGGTCTGTATTAATTGCATACAAATCCGGCCGACTTGGAACTGTGGTCGATACGGGTTTTGATCTTCGTGATGTGCAGTGCGACGGACTGCCTGGCCAGACTGCCGCCATTTCATTTGCACCCTCCCGTGAATATCAAGAATCTCCCATTTATCTCATTGCGCATGGTCAGTCTATTGTTTTGCTGCATCGAGGGAACGAGTGTGCAAAATACAATTCTGAAGAGAATATTCGCATGTTGCAGGTGTCGCCAGATGGCAAGTGGCTTGCTGCAGATACGCCGAATAACATTTTTTGCTTTAAGTTATCTGAATCATTAATAGAAGGCGAGTTGAAACCATCAACAGTAATCAGCCGAAAGAGTGGAATCAATTTTTTGTCAGAAGTGATGTGGATTTCCCACGAGCGCCTACTTTGGATTCGCCGACAACCACACATTTATAACGCAATGACAGGTCTGTGCGATGTGACTCTTCGACAGTTCTTTTTGGGGGATGCACAATGCGGCTGCCCGGTTGGCAGTGAGACGGTGGCTATCGGACGCGAGAATGGAAATATTGAATTGTGGAGATTGTCGAAGCCCGGACCCTCAAAAATTTATAGAACTGAGAGCAGTCCGGTAGTCGCGTGCTTTCCGGGGACGTCCCAACATGAGATCACTTCGGTGTTGAAGGATGGGCGAATCGTTCAGCAGGGGGAAAAGGGCGGGATAGAAATTGGGCAGATTCCTACGGCCCACGGGAGTCCTGTCTGTGCAGCCTTCGAGCCGATCACTCACTCAATTGTGGTTGGTACAGACCAAGGCCATGTGCTTTCTACGGGCGCCGAGTTGTCTCGACCCATAACGCAACTATATTCACATCGCCGGGAGATATTGAAAATAGAATTCAGTCCCGATTCTCGTTTATTGGCCACCTCAGCCAGAGACCGCGAAATTATCATTTCTCGGTGGGAGGAGAGGGAAATTCTGTCAATCCTGGCAAGGCATCGTCGCCGGGTGACGGGATTTGCTTGGCATCCGAACAGCCGTCAACTTTTCAGCACCTCGACCGATCGCACGATACGCGTCTGGGATGCCGTCAATGGCTCCGAATTGTTAACATGCAAGTCGGCGGACATGCTTTTGGATAGTTTGGCCATCGACCCTCTTGGACTTGAGCTCGTTTGCTGTGATTATAATAAAACAATAATGCGATTCGACGTTAAGAGAATCTGGGAATTCATTAACTTGCGAGGCCAGGGTTGCAGCCCGGGTCATGCGTTTGTCGGCAACTCCAAAGATGCATTTGCGTTTGCCGTAGGAGGGGAAATAGACATGCCATTGTCACCCAATTCTCCGCCTTGGACCGGTGATTCTCAGTGCGAATATATTGCTGCTGGAGTGCTCGCCTATGCCCAGGATTCAGAGCCGGTTGTTCTCTTGGATGTGAATGAAGATACAATAGTGGCTACATTCGATGATGGGGGATTGTTTGATACCGGAGAGATATTCACACCGAGATTCTATGTAGACAAAGGCAATGGTGTTGTCCTGCGCGGCACTAGTGAGGGACGAGCCTTTGTGTGGAATCTCCCTGATGAGTTCTCTAATCGTCGCTCATCTCTTCGGGGGTCTGTCAGGCCGTCGAAACCGGCAAACTGGGAGATTGGCCACGATGCCGGCACACTCATCACTCGCTGGGCTGACGGTACCGTCACCATATTGGAGACCAATCCTGGGGTTACAACGCGAACTTTCGCAGTAGACAGATACCGTTTGTCGGGCGCCGGGATCGCTATTTCCGGAAATAAAAGGTATCTTGTTGCGGCCCGATCTTTTAAACATAGGACCCTGCGCGAGGCGCTCTTTGTATGTGAACTTTCAGAGCGGCAATGCGAATTCGCGATTGAGGATCCGGTTCCAGAGTATGTTGGAGGTGCCAGACCGGGGATTATTCACTTGTGCGTGTCTCCACGCAATGGGGACTTTGTGATTGTTCAGGGAGATGGAACGTGCTCCTTGTGGTCGACTGAAACCCGGAGACAGCGTACATGCCTTGGCCGTCTGCCCTGCTCAACCGAGCTGACGGATGCAAAATCCTCCTTTTCAAAAAGTGGGCGGTTTCTCGCGATGGTGACATCTGAAGGCCAGTTGGCGCTTAGTGACACTGTGGACACCTCCCGTACGACAACGCATGTGATTTCTTACCGTGGCGATGAACGAGTGCAT contains:
- a CDS encoding class I SAM-dependent methyltransferase — translated: MNRESSQNGVEWADVETSSEEYARRFSGEVGKYFLDLQTQITLELLTPWPGARILDIGGGHGQLALPLVQAGYQVAVAGSRPACQMRLSRLLPDGSYDFKVGDLLSLPMENKSFDVVLSFRLLPHLESWPGLIAECCRLAAEAVIVDYPDIRSINLFSRMLFRAKKAVEKNTRPFTCFSRAELLTEFSTHHFGHPLFRPEFFIPMALHRALNSGPGSRRMESVCRQLGLTGLLGSPVILRVTPESS
- a CDS encoding DUF4062 domain-containing protein; translated protein: MNTAWKTVRIFISSTFLDMQAERDHLVRFVFPRLRENLLPHRIHLVDVDLRWGVISGQDALEVCREIIDECHPRFLCILGGRYGWTPPEKDRSITADEVHFGVLDRTLKDRGFAYFYFRDEAATSAMVERSSGEFREPQDSINQKKLIELKQKIVDAGLDPFVYHPHWDNISRRLVGLADFGHRVYDDLLAGMKSDPALQDRFRPDTAIQLDEFAEENAAMEAFVEEHSEQFVLGSRELEFKELLAHASSIGGNNYVCLTGAPGSGKSALLANLGRHPTLSHQQSAIFIQHFVGSSPGSSDVRRTMRRFCHELKMGSPEITADIPDDPQKLRIALQEFLRQACANKRVVILLDAVNQFDQALNFAQLSWLPEDLPSNARIILSAFSGPALDDLRRRIKPREIELNPLTTADGEAIIEQFLKRYRKELEPDQRNALLNKADAGTPLFLRAALEELRTLGTHKEITGRIAQLPPTTQELFAWIFERLENDVGFRDAAGRQVGHELVSRFAAILGASLHGLSPSELADLLDAGDPQGNVATLLHLLRPYLMRRGELLDFYHGQLKSAAEERALGDKAERRKVHKVIADYFEKRWSSPSAHHALQELPYQLTKAEDWAGVERVLCNLQFIEMKCASGMGHDLLEDYKFARLSSSAASACLHHLAFFHDLFQSELHVLSNRPEYVFQQFNDRLQWFQQQDSVIDNIICRAERQQRTRQNRWIRNEFQRSGAQMTLVGHEARVTSCAGLPEGQLLASGDAAGRLRLWSTADGDCRAVVDTGGPIRKLLVCGGKAIVVLNENGLILVCPLNVETGQLSGELTDDIAVNISANPGGSVLIAYKSGRLGTVVDTGFDLRDVQCDGLPGQTAAISFAPSREYQESPIYLIAHGQSIVLLHRGNECAKYNSEENIRMLQVSPDGKWLAADTPNNIFCFKLSESLIEGELKPSTVISRKSGINFLSEVMWISHERLLWIRRQPHIYNAMTGLCDVTLRQFFLGDAQCGCPVGSETVAIGRENGNIELWRLSKPGPSKIYRTESSPVVACFPGTSQHEITSVLKDGRIVQQGEKGGIEIGQIPTAHGSPVCAAFEPITHSIVVGTDQGHVLSTGAELSRPITQLYSHRREILKIEFSPDSRLLATSARDREIIISRWEEREILSILARHRRRVTGFAWHPNSRQLFSTSTDRTIRVWDAVNGSELLTCKSADMLLDSLAIDPLGLELVCCDYNKTIMRFDVKRIWEFINLRGQGCSPGHAFVGNSKDAFAFAVGGEIDMPLSPNSPPWTGDSQCEYIAAGVLAYAQDSEPVVLLDVNEDTIVATFDDGGLFDTGEIFTPRFYVDKGNGVVLRGTSEGRAFVWNLPDEFSNRRSSLRGSVRPSKPANWEIGHDAGTLITRWADGTVTILETNPGVTTRTFAVDRYRLSGAGIAISGNKRYLVAARSFKHRTLREALFVCELSERQCEFAIEDPVPEYVGGARPGIIHLCVSPRNGDFVIVQGDGTCSLWSTETRRQRTCLGRLPCSTELTDAKSSFSKSGRFLAMVTSEGQLALSDTVDTSRTTTHVISYRGDERVHSGTEWIMQTKIPLVEPVGIWFTRDESAVSVICKDGKAVTFGVQSGVRGKLWSTRLSEVRHLSDYYEAEDILVAGDGRGQLAAIRLSEQSSSIITAPGVSAINACSILAAEPLAIAIACDSDQIQFRGWEDWREIGTYWTQSPVSSLKSLHNGKRLAAIDQQGNVLLLVLCE